Proteins from one Mesorhizobium sp. M9A.F.Ca.ET.002.03.1.2 genomic window:
- a CDS encoding ABC transporter permease — translation MSAISSPAAAPAGTVSRLLSRHSGAIIAAVVFAVLLLVVDLVSAGRLTYFDISFLSSGGATSALAAIGQTLVILSGGFDLSAGAVISLVNVVLATGMDPMATGSSVALWTLAGIGVGMSVGAFNGFFIAVLRMQPIVVTLSTMFILQGITLLVMDKPGGFVSPDLGAFYLGDAVEGWLPMPLVVIGVVLLAWFWLKGTRFGTALYAVGSDPDAAASVGVRVVLVRFLVYVIAGGCYGLAGVFISAQTGSGDPLVGNPLLLSMFAAVVVGGTRLGGGQGGPVGTVFGAYILMMVVNILLVLNVSAYYSTIAEGTILILAVLAGSLSHGSVLARQFRAARARLAAWRAGMLPSQVDRIDRRLRIARDSAGDQHVPRPPFHVRNAETLRYAAPAYVCLAVVVIVTQIWLGRAVFNVTYWNSLFVLSSFLAILALGQGSVILTGGLDLSVPWTIGLSGILLAGMVNGSDAALAYALPTVLVIACLIGLANGIGIVFLGISPIVMTLAINGILQGFALLYSQGTPAGFSSPMLRWFMTGKIFAMTPVVLFMIAFVVFAVLLLGRTAFGRRVYGIGNSLRAAQLSGIAVGRTLILVYMLSAVCAAIVGIMLTGFSGQASLGMGDDYLLPSIAVVVVGGALITGGRGHYLGMLGGVLLLTALQMLLAGTTLPYATRAILYGLVVLGAVMALRERRLQ, via the coding sequence ATGAGCGCGATCAGTTCCCCCGCCGCCGCGCCGGCCGGAACCGTGTCGCGGCTCCTGTCGCGGCACAGCGGCGCGATCATCGCCGCGGTCGTCTTCGCAGTGCTTCTGCTCGTCGTCGACCTGGTCAGCGCCGGCCGGCTCACCTATTTCGACATTTCGTTCCTTTCGAGCGGCGGCGCCACCTCGGCGCTGGCGGCGATCGGCCAGACCCTGGTCATCCTGTCCGGCGGCTTCGACCTGTCCGCCGGCGCGGTGATCTCGCTGGTCAACGTCGTTCTGGCGACGGGCATGGACCCGATGGCGACCGGTTCGAGCGTTGCCCTGTGGACGCTGGCGGGCATCGGCGTCGGCATGTCGGTCGGCGCCTTCAACGGCTTTTTCATCGCTGTCCTGCGCATGCAGCCCATCGTCGTCACGCTGTCGACCATGTTCATCCTGCAAGGCATCACGCTGCTGGTCATGGACAAGCCGGGCGGCTTCGTCTCGCCCGATCTTGGCGCCTTCTATCTCGGCGATGCGGTCGAGGGCTGGCTGCCGATGCCGCTGGTGGTGATCGGCGTCGTCCTGCTCGCCTGGTTCTGGCTGAAGGGGACGCGCTTTGGGACGGCTCTCTATGCGGTCGGCAGCGACCCGGATGCGGCTGCCTCCGTCGGGGTGCGCGTCGTTCTGGTCCGCTTCCTCGTCTACGTCATTGCCGGTGGGTGCTACGGGCTTGCCGGCGTCTTCATCAGCGCCCAGACCGGCAGCGGCGATCCGCTCGTCGGCAATCCGCTGCTGTTGTCGATGTTTGCGGCGGTCGTCGTCGGCGGCACGAGGCTGGGCGGCGGGCAGGGCGGGCCGGTCGGCACGGTGTTCGGCGCCTACATCCTTATGATGGTCGTCAACATCCTGCTCGTGCTTAACGTCTCGGCCTATTATTCGACCATCGCCGAGGGCACGATCCTGATCCTTGCGGTGCTTGCCGGCTCGCTGTCGCACGGCTCCGTCCTGGCGCGCCAGTTCCGCGCCGCGCGGGCGCGGCTGGCCGCGTGGCGTGCCGGAATGCTGCCGTCGCAGGTCGATCGCATCGATCGGCGGCTGAGGATCGCGCGGGACAGCGCCGGCGACCAGCATGTGCCGCGACCGCCCTTCCATGTCCGCAACGCCGAGACGCTGCGCTATGCGGCGCCGGCCTATGTCTGCCTGGCCGTTGTCGTGATCGTCACCCAGATCTGGCTCGGACGCGCCGTCTTCAACGTCACCTACTGGAATTCGCTGTTCGTGCTGTCGAGCTTCCTCGCCATCCTCGCGCTGGGGCAAGGCAGCGTCATCCTCACCGGTGGGCTCGACCTGTCGGTGCCGTGGACGATCGGCCTTTCGGGCATCCTCCTTGCCGGCATGGTCAACGGATCGGACGCGGCACTTGCCTATGCGCTGCCGACGGTCCTGGTCATCGCCTGCCTCATCGGGCTGGCGAACGGCATTGGCATCGTCTTCCTCGGCATCTCGCCGATCGTGATGACGCTGGCCATCAACGGCATTCTGCAGGGGTTTGCCCTTCTCTATTCGCAGGGCACGCCAGCCGGCTTCTCCTCGCCGATGCTGCGCTGGTTCATGACCGGCAAGATATTCGCCATGACGCCGGTGGTGCTGTTCATGATCGCGTTTGTCGTCTTTGCCGTGCTGCTGCTCGGCCGCACCGCTTTCGGCCGCCGCGTCTACGGCATCGGCAACAGCCTGCGCGCGGCCCAGCTGTCCGGCATCGCGGTCGGGCGCACGCTGATCCTGGTCTACATGCTTTCGGCCGTCTGCGCGGCGATCGTCGGCATCATGCTCACCGGCTTCTCGGGTCAGGCGAGCCTGGGCATGGGCGACGACTATCTTTTGCCGTCGATCGCCGTTGTCGTCGTCGGCGGCGCGCTGATCACCGGCGGGCGCGGTCATTATCTCGGCATGCTCGGCGGCGTGCTGTTGCTGACGGCGCTGCAGATGCTGCTGGCGGGCACCACGCTTCCCTATGCCACAAGGGCAATTCTGTACGGACTGGTCGTCCTCGGCGCTGTCATGGCGCTGCGCGAACGGCGGCTGCAATGA
- a CDS encoding SDR family oxidoreductase has product MSKAAPSSADDFLTGLKGQRVLVTAGAGGIGLAIADTLSRLGARIVVCDVSDEALAAAPDKIALAAAVKADVSREDDVDRLFETVQEKLGGIDALVNNAGIAGPTGGVDEIDPADWRRCIDVCLTGQFLCARRAVPLIKAAGGGSIVSMSSAAGRHGYAFRTPYSAAKFGVIGLTQSLAKELGPHGIRVNAILPGIIEGPRIEGVISARAKQIGISHEEMTERYLQNISLRRMTSPYDVASMVAFLLSDAGINISGQSLGVDGNVETL; this is encoded by the coding sequence ATGAGTAAAGCGGCACCGTCATCGGCGGACGATTTTCTGACCGGGCTGAAGGGGCAGCGCGTGCTGGTGACGGCGGGTGCCGGCGGCATCGGCTTGGCCATTGCCGATACGCTGTCGCGGCTCGGCGCGCGCATCGTCGTGTGCGACGTTTCCGACGAGGCGCTGGCCGCCGCTCCCGACAAGATCGCCCTCGCCGCCGCGGTTAAGGCCGATGTCTCGCGCGAGGACGACGTCGACCGGCTGTTCGAGACCGTGCAGGAAAAGCTCGGCGGGATCGATGCGCTGGTCAACAATGCCGGCATCGCCGGGCCGACCGGAGGCGTCGACGAAATCGATCCGGCGGACTGGCGGCGCTGCATCGACGTCTGCCTGACCGGCCAGTTCCTCTGTGCCCGGCGCGCCGTGCCGCTGATCAAGGCGGCGGGCGGCGGTTCGATCGTCTCGATGTCGTCCGCCGCCGGTCGCCACGGCTACGCTTTCCGCACCCCCTATTCGGCGGCCAAGTTCGGCGTCATCGGTCTCACGCAAAGCCTCGCCAAGGAACTCGGGCCGCACGGGATCAGGGTCAACGCCATCCTGCCCGGCATCATCGAGGGGCCACGCATCGAAGGCGTCATCTCGGCACGTGCCAAGCAGATCGGCATCAGCCACGAGGAGATGACGGAGCGCTATCTCCAGAATATCTCGCTGCGCCGCATGACCAGCCCCTATGACGTCGCCTCGATGGTCGCCTTCCTGCTGTCCGATGCGGGCATCAACATTTCCGGCCAGTCGCTCGGCGTCGACGGCAATGTCGAAACACTTTGA
- a CDS encoding 3-hydroxyacyl-CoA dehydrogenase — MAKVAIVGSGFIGRAWAISFARAGHDVRMWDQSPAATGGAHDYIAGVLGDLAANDLMRGQAIDAVLDRIAVIAELEEALADAVHIQENTPENLDVKREVFSLIDGLAGPQAVIASSTSALLPSKFTDHLKGRHRCLVVHPINPPYLIPAAEVVPAPWTSPETVERTRAFLVAAGHAPLVMKHELDGFIMNRLQGALLEEAFRLVADGYASVEDVDIGIRDGLALRWSFMGPFETIDLNAPGGVRDYVERYQAIYSNIFPQMQRRVDWAGEVMATVEADRRERLPRESLGERQVWRDRRLMALAAHKRKSDQEFGR; from the coding sequence ATGGCGAAGGTAGCAATTGTCGGCAGCGGCTTCATCGGACGGGCCTGGGCGATCAGCTTCGCCCGCGCCGGCCACGATGTGCGAATGTGGGACCAGTCGCCGGCCGCGACGGGCGGTGCGCACGATTACATCGCCGGCGTGCTGGGCGACCTCGCCGCGAATGATCTCATGCGGGGACAGGCAATCGATGCCGTGCTTGATCGCATCGCCGTCATTGCGGAGCTGGAAGAAGCGTTGGCAGATGCGGTCCATATCCAGGAGAACACGCCCGAAAATCTCGACGTGAAGCGCGAGGTGTTCTCCCTGATCGATGGACTGGCTGGTCCGCAAGCGGTGATCGCCAGCTCCACCTCGGCGCTGCTGCCGTCGAAATTCACCGACCATCTCAAAGGGCGGCACCGCTGCCTGGTCGTGCATCCGATCAATCCGCCCTATCTCATCCCAGCGGCGGAAGTCGTGCCGGCGCCATGGACCTCTCCCGAGACGGTCGAAAGGACACGCGCCTTCCTCGTCGCCGCGGGTCACGCACCGCTGGTGATGAAGCACGAGCTTGACGGCTTCATCATGAACCGCCTGCAGGGCGCGCTGCTGGAGGAGGCTTTCCGGCTCGTCGCCGACGGCTATGCCAGCGTCGAGGATGTCGATATCGGCATTCGCGACGGGCTGGCGCTGCGTTGGTCATTCATGGGTCCGTTCGAGACGATCGACCTCAATGCGCCGGGCGGCGTGCGCGACTATGTCGAGCGCTATCAGGCGATCTATTCCAACATCTTTCCGCAGATGCAGCGCCGCGTCGACTGGGCGGGCGAGGTCATGGCAACCGTCGAAGCCGACCGCCGCGAGCGCTTGCCGCGGGAAAGCCTCGGCGAACGGCAGGTCTGGCGCGACCGCCGGCTGATGGCGCTGGCGGCGCACAAGAGAAAATCGGATCAGGAGTTCGGACGATGA
- a CDS encoding 3-keto-5-aminohexanoate cleavage protein has product MTETNRKPGVMGAKGKVIITCAVTGAIHTPTMSPYLPITPDQIASEAIAAAEAGAAILHLHARDPETGKPDQTPQAFARFLPRIKQATNAAINITTGGSPYMKVEERVRPAAQFKPEVASLNMGSINFGLYHLVDKYETFKFDWEKPHLEATRDLVFRNSFRDIEYILATCYDNGTRFEFECYDIAHLYNLSHFADRGLVKPPFFVQSVFGLLGGIGTHPEDVAHMKRTADRLFGDQFRWSVLGAGASQLRIAAQSAALGGNIRVGLEDSLWAGKGKLAKSNAEQVMLARKIIEGLGMEVATPDEAREILQLKGGDQVAF; this is encoded by the coding sequence ATGACGGAAACGAACCGCAAGCCCGGCGTCATGGGGGCCAAGGGCAAGGTGATCATCACTTGTGCGGTGACGGGGGCGATCCACACGCCGACCATGTCGCCCTATCTGCCGATCACGCCGGACCAGATCGCCTCCGAGGCGATCGCGGCGGCGGAGGCAGGCGCGGCGATCCTGCATCTGCATGCCCGCGATCCGGAGACCGGCAAGCCCGACCAGACGCCTCAGGCCTTCGCCCGCTTCCTGCCGCGCATCAAGCAGGCCACCAATGCCGCCATCAACATCACCACCGGCGGCAGCCCCTACATGAAGGTCGAGGAGCGCGTGCGCCCGGCCGCCCAGTTCAAGCCCGAGGTCGCCTCGCTCAACATGGGCTCGATCAATTTCGGGCTCTATCACCTCGTCGACAAATACGAGACCTTCAAGTTCGACTGGGAAAAGCCGCATCTGGAGGCAACGCGCGACCTCGTCTTCCGCAATTCGTTCAGGGATATCGAGTACATTCTGGCGACCTGCTATGACAACGGCACGCGCTTCGAGTTCGAGTGCTACGACATCGCGCATCTCTACAATCTCTCGCACTTCGCCGATCGCGGGCTGGTGAAGCCGCCGTTCTTCGTGCAGTCGGTATTCGGGCTGCTTGGCGGCATCGGCACGCATCCCGAAGATGTCGCCCATATGAAACGCACCGCCGACCGGCTGTTCGGCGACCAGTTCCGCTGGTCGGTGCTCGGTGCCGGCGCCAGCCAGCTTCGCATTGCCGCGCAGTCGGCCGCCCTTGGCGGCAACATCAGGGTTGGCCTGGAGGACAGTCTGTGGGCCGGCAAGGGAAAGCTCGCCAAATCGAATGCCGAACAGGTGATGCTTGCCCGCAAGATCATCGAGGGGCTCGGCATGGAGGTGGCGACGCCCGACGAGGCGCGCGAGATTCTTCAACTGAAGGGTGGAGACCAGGTGGCTTTCTGA